One Salmo trutta chromosome 24, fSalTru1.1, whole genome shotgun sequence genomic region harbors:
- the nyx gene encoding nyctalopin produces the protein MSRKMAALTLWACARSCPASCTCTLEKSCSVLCDRSGLPDLPREFPCEASSINLDKNSLKFLSERAFGTLPSLRSLSLDHNNISFITPGAFKGLPNLVELKMAHNEYIRYLHTRTFTGLKRLVRLDVADCNLFNMPDRIFLENYALKELFCFQNNFRRIPGAFRGMENLTHIYLERNKIEAVAYNSLLGLGNLRYLNLQENRINVIHDQSFQDLLRLENFYLNDNLLSELPRVAFKGLSRLKMLNLGGNQLTNISKTWFSDLVELEVLYLDRNRLVYIEEGSFENLTSLITLHLNSNNLSSLPFPVFQPVYFIGRLYLFRNPWECDCSLEYLKEWMESYKLVRDIPCASPSSVVGLDLSEVVFARVNGSCLDPGELNLTTMSSEILSTTENRFNSLISKLLQQELREEVGNGTESLRNGTLLDPAEGLSAGIKGADVSQSLVSLLVMWCVFWMTIGQSDVDFLFGHVTGT, from the exons ATGAGTCGTAAAATG GCTGCGCTGACTCTGTGGGCGTGTGCACGCTCCTGCCCAGCCTCTTGCACGTGCACGCTGGAGAAGAGCTGCAGTGTGTTGTGTGACCGCTCAGGCCTACCCGACCTGCCCCGGGAGTTCCCCTGTGAAGCATCCTCCATCAACCTGGACAAGAACAGCCTTAAGTTCCTGTCTGAGAGGGCCTTTGGTACCCTGCCGTCCCTCAGGTCCCTGTCCCTGGACCACAACAACATCTCCTTCATCACCCCTGGGGCCTTCAAG GGTCTGCCCAACCTAGTGGAACTGAAGATGGCCCACAACGAGTACATCCGTTACCTCCACACCCGCACATTCACCGGGCTCAAACGCCTGGTCCGACTGGACGTGGCCGACTGTAACCTCTTCAACATGCCCGACCGGATTTTTCTAGAAAATTATGCTCTGAAGGAACTCTTCTGCTTCCAGAACAACTTCCGAAGGATTCCTGGAGCGTTCCGCGGGATGGAGAACCTGACCCACATCTACCTGGAGCGGAACAAGATCGAGGCGGTGGCATATAACTCTCTCCTGGGCCTGGGGAACCTCAG GTACCTGAACCTCCAGGAGAACCGCATCAACGTGATCCACGACCAGTCCTTTCAGGACCTCCTGCGCCTGGAGAACTTCTACCTCAACGACAACCTGCTGTCTGAGCTGCCTCGGGTGGCCTTCAAGGGCCTTAGCCGCCTCAAGATGCTCAACCTGGGGGGCAACCAGCTCACCAATATCTCCAAGACCTGGTTCAGCGACCTGGTGGAGCTGGAGGTCCTCTACCTGGACCGCAACCGCTTGGTCTATATTGAGGAGGGCTCCTTTGAGAACCTGACCAGTCTGATCACCCTCCACCTCAACAGCAACAACCTCAGCTCCCTGCCCTTCCCCGTCTTCCAGCCTGTCTACTTCATCGGACGCCTCTACCTCTTCAGGAACCCCTGGGAATGTGACTGCTCTCTGGAGTATcttaaggagtggatggagagttATAAGTTGGTCCGGGACATCCCCTGCGCCTCCCCGTCCTCCGTGGTCGGCCTGGATCTGAGCGAGGTAGTCTTCGCCAGGGTGAATGGGTCGTGCCTGGATCCGGGGGAGCTGAACCTGACCACGATGTCTTCGGAGATCCTCTCGACCACGGAGAACCGTTTCAACAGCCTGATCTCCAAGCTGCTACAGCAGGAGCTCAGGGAAGAGGTGGGGAACGGGACGGAGAGCCTGAGGAACGGGACCCTGTTGGACCCCGCAGAGGGACTCAGCGCTGGGATCAAAGGGGCAGACGTCAGCCAATCACTGGTCTCATTGTTGGTGATGTGGTGTGTCTTCTGGATGACGATTGGCCAATCAGATGTGGATTTCCTGTTTGGGCATGTGACTGGGACCTGA